A portion of the Cellulophaga algicola DSM 14237 genome contains these proteins:
- a CDS encoding type III PLP-dependent enzyme domain-containing protein: protein MNTKYINLIDQTYYFPQEEFTLEGENLNFHGIPLMDLVEKYGSPMKFTYLPKISENINRAKAWFKIAMEKNDYKGKYHYCYCTKSSHFQPVLNEVLNNDVHIETSSAYDINIVEKLKKKGKIKDDTYVICNGFKRDEYIDNIGRLINEGHRNCIPIIDNYEEIDLLSDVIGDTFKVGIRIASEEEPKFEFYTSRLGIGYKNIVPFYENQIKDNDKVELKMLHFFINTGIRDNAYYWNELVKCLKVYIRLKKMCPSLDSLNIGGGFPIKNSLAFDYDYQYMIDEIINQINIACQEAEVPVPHIFTEFGSFTVGESGGAIYEILYQKQQNDREKWNMIDSSFITTLPDTWAINKRFVMLPINRWQDEYERVLLGGLTCDSDDYYNSEQNMNAIYLPKYRRDKPLFIGFFNTGAYQESIGGYGGLQHCLIPQPKHILIDRDENGKLTTKLFNEQQKAEDLLKILGYDDN, encoded by the coding sequence ATGAATACAAAATATATCAATTTAATAGATCAAACGTATTATTTTCCTCAAGAAGAATTTACTTTAGAGGGCGAAAACCTTAATTTTCACGGCATTCCTTTAATGGATTTGGTAGAGAAATATGGTAGCCCTATGAAATTTACTTACCTGCCTAAAATCTCTGAAAATATAAACAGAGCAAAAGCTTGGTTTAAAATTGCGATGGAAAAGAACGATTATAAGGGTAAGTACCACTATTGTTATTGTACAAAAAGTTCACATTTTCAACCTGTTTTAAATGAAGTACTGAATAATGATGTGCACATTGAAACTTCTTCTGCCTATGACATAAACATCGTGGAAAAGCTTAAGAAGAAAGGTAAAATTAAGGACGATACGTATGTAATATGTAACGGCTTTAAAAGAGACGAGTATATAGATAACATTGGTAGGTTAATCAACGAGGGTCATCGTAATTGTATTCCTATTATAGATAACTACGAAGAGATAGATCTATTGTCAGATGTCATTGGAGATACTTTTAAAGTCGGTATTCGTATCGCTTCAGAAGAAGAGCCTAAATTTGAGTTCTATACCTCAAGGCTAGGAATAGGGTATAAAAACATTGTTCCTTTTTATGAAAATCAGATAAAAGATAATGATAAAGTAGAGCTTAAAATGCTTCACTTCTTTATAAACACAGGAATTCGTGACAATGCCTATTATTGGAATGAATTGGTGAAATGTTTAAAAGTTTACATTCGCCTTAAAAAAATGTGCCCTTCATTAGACAGTTTAAATATTGGTGGCGGTTTTCCTATAAAGAATTCACTAGCTTTTGATTATGATTATCAATATATGATTGATGAAATTATCAATCAAATTAATATTGCTTGTCAAGAAGCGGAAGTTCCAGTACCTCATATATTTACAGAATTCGGTAGCTTTACGGTAGGAGAAAGTGGCGGCGCTATTTATGAAATATTATATCAAAAGCAACAAAACGATCGTGAGAAATGGAACATGATAGATTCTTCTTTCATTACCACCTTGCCAGATACTTGGGCAATTAATAAACGTTTTGTGATGTTGCCAATTAATCGTTGGCAAGATGAATATGAGCGCGTACTCTTAGGAGGCTTAACGTGCGATAGTGATGATTATTACAATAGCGAACAAAATATGAACGCTATTTATTTACCAAAATATAGAAGAGATAAACCTTTGTTTATCGGCTTTTTTAATACAGGAGCATATCAAGAATCTATAGGAGGTTATGGAGGTTTGCAACATTGTTTAATACCGCAGCCAAAACATATTCTTATAGACAGAGATGAAAACGGGAAATTAACAACCAAATTATTCAACGAACAACAAAAAGCAGAAGACCTGCTAAAAATTTTAGGCTATGACGACAACTAA
- the speB gene encoding agmatinase, whose amino-acid sequence MTTTNNYAGIPDKYAQLETAKVVLIPVPYDGTSTWRKGADKGPEAFLKASENMEIYDIETDTEVYQQGIYLADAVTENSSPEAMVEAVHAVTKDYIKRNKFVTLFGGEHSISIGTIRAFNECFNNLTVLHIDAHADLRESYDGSKCNHACAVHEASQTTNLIQVGIRSMDAIEKTFMDEEKTFFAHDMVNDEYWMDTVIELMTENVLITFDLDALDPSILSSTGTPEPGGLFWYETLEFLKRVFAEKNVVGFDIVELCPNEVDKTSDFLAAKLYYKMLSYKFMGEAADEAYDNAYDIDLKQGATNNSKFEDDED is encoded by the coding sequence ATGACGACAACTAACAATTACGCGGGAATACCTGATAAGTATGCGCAATTGGAAACGGCAAAGGTGGTTTTAATACCAGTGCCTTACGACGGAACAAGTACATGGAGAAAAGGAGCAGATAAAGGGCCAGAAGCCTTTTTGAAAGCATCTGAAAACATGGAAATTTATGATATTGAAACAGATACAGAAGTGTATCAACAAGGTATTTATTTAGCAGATGCTGTAACCGAAAATAGCTCGCCAGAAGCTATGGTAGAAGCAGTACATGCGGTGACCAAAGACTATATCAAAAGAAATAAATTTGTAACGTTATTTGGAGGGGAACACTCTATTTCTATAGGTACTATTAGAGCGTTTAATGAATGTTTTAATAACTTAACCGTATTGCATATAGATGCGCATGCAGATCTGCGTGAATCATATGATGGCAGTAAGTGTAACCATGCTTGTGCTGTTCATGAAGCTAGCCAAACAACAAATCTTATTCAAGTAGGTATCCGTAGTATGGATGCTATCGAGAAAACGTTTATGGACGAAGAAAAAACATTCTTTGCGCATGATATGGTTAACGATGAGTATTGGATGGATACGGTTATAGAATTGATGACAGAAAATGTATTAATAACATTTGATTTAGATGCATTAGACCCAAGTATATTATCATCTACAGGAACTCCTGAACCAGGAGGCCTATTTTGGTATGAAACTTTAGAATTCTTGAAGAGAGTTTTTGCTGAAAAGAATGTTGTAGGTTTTGATATTGTTGAGCTTTGCCCTAATGAAGTAGATAAAACTTCAGATTTCTTAGCGGCTAAGTTGTATTATAAAATGTTAAGCTATAAATTTATGGGTGAAGCTGCAGATGAAGCTTACGATAACGCATATGATATAGATTTAAAACAAGGCGCTACTAATAATTCAAAATTTGAAGATGACGAAGACTAA
- a CDS encoding deoxyhypusine synthase family protein, translated as MTKTKGPISNFIEKYYLHFNAAALVDAAKGYEDQLNNGAKMLVSLAGAMSTAEIGKIFAEVIRQDKVQIISCTGANLEEDVMNLVAHSHYKRVPNYRDLTPQDERDLLEKGLNRVTDTCIPEEEAFRRLQEHIFKIWKDAEDAGERYLPHEYMYKMLLSGVLEEYYEIDLKDSWMYAAAEKNLPIICPGWEDSTMGNIFASYVLKGELKASTMKSGIEYMTFLADWYTENSKNGIGFFQIGGGIAGDFPICVVPMLYQDMERTDTPFWSYFCQISDSTTSYGSYSGAVPNEKITWGKLDINTPKFIIESDATIVAPLIFAYLLDQ; from the coding sequence ATGACGAAGACTAAAGGACCAATTTCCAATTTTATTGAAAAGTATTATTTACACTTTAATGCAGCAGCTTTGGTTGATGCCGCTAAAGGATATGAAGATCAATTAAACAACGGTGCTAAAATGTTAGTATCTCTAGCCGGTGCTATGAGTACTGCTGAGATTGGTAAAATATTTGCTGAGGTTATTCGTCAAGATAAAGTTCAGATTATTTCGTGTACGGGTGCCAACTTAGAAGAAGATGTCATGAACTTAGTGGCACATTCTCACTACAAACGTGTTCCTAATTATCGTGATTTAACACCTCAAGATGAGAGGGATTTATTAGAAAAAGGGTTAAATCGCGTAACAGATACTTGTATTCCAGAAGAAGAAGCATTTAGAAGATTGCAAGAACATATCTTTAAGATATGGAAAGATGCAGAAGATGCTGGAGAACGTTATTTGCCGCATGAATACATGTATAAAATGTTACTTTCAGGTGTTCTTGAAGAATATTACGAAATAGATTTGAAAGATTCTTGGATGTATGCAGCAGCAGAGAAAAACTTACCAATTATCTGCCCGGGTTGGGAAGATAGTACTATGGGGAACATCTTTGCTTCCTACGTGTTAAAAGGAGAATTGAAAGCTAGCACCATGAAATCTGGTATAGAATACATGACCTTCTTAGCAGATTGGTATACCGAGAATTCTAAAAATGGAATTGGTTTCTTCCAAATTGGTGGAGGTATCGCAGGAGATTTTCCAATTTGTGTAGTGCCAATGTTATACCAAGATATGGAACGTACAGACACGCCATTTTGGAGTTATTTCTGTCAAATTAGTGATTCTACTACAAGTTATGGTTCTTACTCAGGAGCAGTTCCAAATGAAAAGATAACTTGGGGAAAATTAGATATAAATACCCCGAAATTTATAATTGAGAGTGATGCTACAATTGTGGCTCCATTAATTTTTGCATACCTATTAGATCAGTAA
- the rimK gene encoding 30S ribosomal protein S6--L-glutamate ligase yields MEDLEIIGSEEWCIFEGLGIPAIKARVDSGAKTSSLQATNIKVFIKGAHEWVKFEVNPIQDNRSIAIDCQARLVDRRTVKSSSGISEERYVIKTPMTLGNQTFDIELTLASRDTMEFRMLLGREALSNRYIVNPAKSFVIQDFTTTEVTSKYSNYFKEKTGLKIAILASNPELYSNKRLVEAGEARGHEMVFLNVEHAYMKLDAHSPQIRYRGGNILNEFDAIIPRIKPAVTFYACALIRQFDNLGVYCLNSAEAITQSRDKLFASQLFSKNDIHIPITGFAKSPMDTKDLIKMVNGAPLIIKLLESTQGKGVVLAETNKAAESVINAFKSVQTNILVQEFIKEANGQDIRCFVVNGKVIASMQRQAEKGEFRANIHQGGKASIIKITQEEKKLAIKAAKVMNLAVAGVDIIRSNKGPLLLEVNSSPGLEGIENATGKDIANSMIMAIESKLKVAIK; encoded by the coding sequence TTGGAAGATTTAGAAATAATAGGGAGTGAAGAGTGGTGTATTTTTGAGGGTCTGGGAATACCAGCCATCAAAGCAAGAGTAGATTCGGGAGCTAAAACCTCGTCTTTACAAGCTACCAATATTAAAGTTTTTATTAAAGGGGCACATGAGTGGGTTAAATTTGAAGTTAACCCTATCCAAGATAATAGGAGTATTGCTATAGATTGTCAAGCAAGACTTGTAGATAGAAGAACGGTAAAAAGTTCTTCAGGAATATCAGAAGAACGGTATGTGATAAAAACACCAATGACTCTTGGTAATCAAACTTTTGATATAGAGTTAACCTTAGCGAGTAGAGATACGATGGAGTTTAGAATGCTTTTAGGAAGAGAAGCATTAAGCAATAGATATATTGTAAACCCTGCTAAGAGTTTTGTGATTCAAGATTTTACGACTACAGAAGTTACCAGTAAATATTCCAATTACTTTAAAGAAAAAACAGGCTTAAAGATTGCTATTTTAGCAAGTAATCCTGAGTTGTATAGCAATAAAAGATTAGTAGAAGCAGGGGAGGCGCGTGGTCATGAAATGGTGTTCTTAAATGTAGAACATGCCTATATGAAACTAGATGCACATTCTCCTCAAATAAGATACCGTGGTGGTAATATTTTGAATGAATTTGATGCTATCATTCCTAGAATAAAACCAGCAGTTACTTTTTACGCCTGCGCCCTTATTCGTCAGTTTGATAATTTGGGTGTCTACTGTCTAAACTCGGCAGAGGCCATTACTCAATCGCGCGATAAACTATTTGCTTCTCAATTGTTTTCCAAAAACGATATTCATATTCCTATTACCGGATTTGCAAAATCGCCTATGGATACAAAAGATCTAATTAAAATGGTAAACGGCGCGCCATTAATCATTAAATTATTAGAGAGTACCCAAGGTAAAGGTGTTGTTTTAGCAGAAACAAACAAAGCAGCAGAGAGCGTTATTAACGCCTTTAAAAGCGTTCAAACTAACATCTTGGTGCAAGAGTTTATCAAAGAAGCAAACGGTCAGGATATTCGTTGTTTCGTGGTGAATGGTAAAGTGATTGCTTCTATGCAGCGTCAAGCAGAAAAAGGAGAGTTTAGAGCTAACATTCATCAAGGTGGTAAAGCATCTATTATAAAAATTACCCAAGAGGAGAAAAAATTAGCTATTAAGGCTGCTAAAGTGATGAACTTAGCAGTGGCGGGAGTTGATATTATTCGTTCTAATAAAGGACCTCTTTTGCTTGAAGTTAATTCTTCTCCAGGATTAGAAGGCATTGAAAATGCAACAGGAAAAGACATTGCGAATAGTATGATTATGGCTATTGAATCTAAGCTAAAGGTTGCTATTAAGTAG
- a CDS encoding NAD-dependent epimerase/dehydratase family protein, with the protein MQKSILIIGACGQIGTELTFALREKHGNENVIASDIREGNAELMASGPFEILDATNYEAIENVVMHYEIEEVYLMAAMLSATAEKFPMRAWNLNMNSLFNVLNLAKEKKISKLFWPSSIAVFGPNTPKEHTEQNTIMEPSTVYGISKQSGERWCEYYFNKFGVDVRSVRYPGLISWKTLPGGGTTDYAVEIYHKALEEKKYSCFLKEDTLLPMMFMDDAIRATIDIMETPAEKIKIRSSYNLAAMSFNPSEIAKSIQQHIPEFKISYAPDFRQQIADSWPSSINDNKAQEDWGWKPAFNLEKTTQEMLKNLK; encoded by the coding sequence ATGCAGAAGTCTATTTTAATTATTGGTGCTTGTGGGCAAATTGGAACTGAACTAACCTTTGCGTTACGCGAAAAACATGGAAATGAAAATGTCATTGCTAGTGATATTCGTGAAGGTAATGCTGAATTAATGGCTTCTGGACCTTTTGAAATCCTAGATGCTACTAATTATGAAGCAATAGAAAATGTGGTAATGCATTATGAAATTGAAGAAGTATATCTCATGGCTGCAATGCTTAGTGCTACTGCTGAGAAATTTCCGATGCGTGCATGGAATTTAAATATGAATTCGCTTTTCAACGTATTGAACCTAGCGAAGGAAAAAAAAATAAGTAAATTATTTTGGCCTTCTTCTATTGCCGTTTTTGGTCCAAATACTCCAAAAGAACACACAGAACAAAATACCATTATGGAACCTAGTACGGTTTATGGCATAAGCAAACAATCTGGCGAGCGTTGGTGTGAGTATTACTTTAATAAATTTGGTGTAGATGTACGCAGTGTAAGATACCCTGGATTAATTAGCTGGAAAACATTACCTGGTGGAGGAACGACAGATTATGCTGTAGAAATCTACCATAAAGCATTAGAGGAGAAAAAATATTCTTGTTTCTTAAAAGAAGACACTTTACTCCCAATGATGTTTATGGACGATGCTATTAGGGCTACTATAGATATTATGGAAACTCCTGCTGAAAAAATTAAAATAAGATCTAGCTATAATTTAGCCGCAATGAGCTTTAATCCTTCAGAAATAGCAAAAAGTATTCAACAGCACATTCCTGAATTTAAAATAAGCTACGCGCCAGACTTTAGGCAGCAAATTGCAGACTCTTGGCCTTCTAGCATTAATGATAATAAAGCCCAAGAAGATTGGGGCTGGAAGCCAGCTTTTAATTTAGAGAAGACAACACAAGAGATGTTGAAAAATTTAAAATAA
- a CDS encoding adenylosuccinate synthetase, whose protein sequence is MKKAKIVIGLGFGDEGKGITTDFLCSQNPEAIVIRFSGGQQAAHTVLLEGKKHIHSSFASGALRGLPSYFSEHCTIHPTLLFHEFQELEALGGNTTLHLHPLAKITTPFDVFANRNNTKNLSHGTCGKGVGATMKRNEGPFKLYAIDLIGPRNILLEKLKQIANYYGFQNDENLKNDIAYYLDCIATIDWKIEDYTFLNSYHTLIFEGSQGILLDMNHGTFPHVTYAHTTSKNAMEICDSLQIKNIEMYYVTRCYSTRHGNGYMPNEQKITLENNEEETCTYNEFQKGLRTGLLDENLLIHSLKIDKIYSKATPTNLIITCLDQYEHKIDLKKLAPKFNAIYGSYSPESKDFKRINL, encoded by the coding sequence ATGAAAAAAGCAAAAATTGTTATTGGATTGGGTTTTGGCGATGAAGGAAAAGGGATTACTACCGATTTTCTATGCAGTCAAAATCCAGAAGCCATCGTGATTCGTTTTTCAGGTGGGCAGCAAGCGGCACATACTGTTCTCCTGGAGGGCAAAAAACACATTCATTCTAGTTTTGCTAGTGGCGCATTAAGAGGTTTGCCTTCCTATTTTTCCGAACATTGCACGATACACCCAACACTCCTATTTCATGAGTTTCAAGAGCTTGAAGCTTTAGGTGGGAATACCACTTTACATCTTCATCCTTTAGCAAAAATTACGACTCCTTTTGATGTGTTTGCAAATAGAAATAACACAAAAAACTTATCACACGGCACATGTGGCAAAGGAGTTGGAGCTACTATGAAAAGAAATGAAGGCCCTTTTAAACTCTATGCAATAGATCTAATAGGACCACGTAATATATTGCTAGAAAAACTTAAACAAATTGCGAATTATTATGGTTTTCAGAATGATGAAAATTTGAAGAATGATATTGCTTATTATTTAGACTGTATTGCTACCATAGACTGGAAAATTGAAGACTATACATTTTTAAATAGTTACCACACGTTAATTTTTGAAGGAAGTCAAGGTATCTTGCTTGATATGAACCATGGTACTTTTCCGCATGTTACTTATGCCCATACCACCTCTAAAAATGCTATGGAAATTTGTGACAGCTTACAGATTAAAAATATTGAAATGTATTATGTAACTAGATGTTATAGTACAAGGCATGGCAATGGCTACATGCCCAATGAACAAAAAATTACATTAGAAAACAATGAGGAAGAAACCTGTACTTATAATGAGTTTCAAAAAGGTTTAAGGACAGGGTTATTAGATGAAAATTTACTTATTCATAGTTTAAAAATTGACAAAATCTATTCTAAAGCTACACCTACCAATTTAATTATAACATGCTTAGACCAATACGAGCACAAAATAGATTTAAAAAAGTTAGCCCCTAAGTTCAATGCTATTTACGGTTCTTATTCTCCCGAATCTAAAGATTTCAAGAGAATCAATCTATAA
- a CDS encoding nuclear transport factor 2 family protein, whose translation MNKLTFLLLFVASFAFGQNNDTKVQINQVMDAWHKAAADADFDAYFNLMTTDAVFIGTDATENWQNSSFKAFSKPYFDKGKAWSFSALERNVYVNETGDFAWFDELLDTQMKICRGSGVLKKINGEWKIAHYVLSIAVPNNKVDALVALKKETDSILTVKLKQ comes from the coding sequence ATGAATAAATTAACCTTTCTTTTACTGTTCGTAGCATCCTTCGCTTTTGGACAAAACAATGATACAAAAGTTCAAATCAACCAAGTTATGGATGCCTGGCATAAAGCAGCAGCAGATGCCGATTTTGATGCTTATTTTAATTTAATGACTACTGATGCTGTTTTTATTGGTACGGATGCCACTGAAAACTGGCAGAATTCATCATTTAAAGCTTTTTCTAAGCCTTACTTTGATAAAGGTAAAGCATGGAGTTTTTCTGCATTGGAGCGCAATGTATATGTTAATGAGACTGGAGACTTTGCTTGGTTCGACGAGTTGCTAGACACGCAGATGAAAATCTGTAGGGGTTCAGGTGTTCTTAAAAAAATAAATGGCGAATGGAAAATTGCACATTACGTATTATCGATTGCGGTACCTAATAACAAGGTAGATGCATTAGTAGCTTTGAAAAAAGAGACGGATAGTATTCTTACCGTAAAATTAAAACAGTAG
- a CDS encoding NAD(P)H-binding protein, with protein MNNTVGILGCGWLGLPLAKTFIKNEFLVKGTTTSEEKLKLLNEAGIQEYKIILSENGIVGPIRAFLANTKTLVINVPPKLRGTNTENYVAKMTHLAKAIEKSEIKQVIFVSSTAVYGDINGVVTEKTRPEPNTESGIQLLASENIFKENKKLQTTIIRFGGLLSEDRHPVTMLVKRKGLKNGGMPVNLIHREDCIRVILKVIEENWWNVSINGVYPEHPSKKEYYTEAAIKRGLNLPDYEDNKTENGKIIAADYLTNVKDFQFLTSIKK; from the coding sequence TTGAATAATACTGTCGGAATTTTAGGATGCGGTTGGCTTGGCCTTCCATTAGCCAAAACTTTTATTAAAAACGAGTTTCTAGTAAAAGGAACGACGACATCAGAAGAAAAATTAAAGCTCTTGAATGAGGCTGGCATTCAGGAATATAAAATAATACTTTCTGAAAATGGCATTGTAGGACCAATAAGAGCATTTTTAGCAAACACAAAAACGCTTGTTATTAATGTTCCTCCAAAATTACGAGGAACCAATACCGAAAATTATGTGGCCAAAATGACTCATTTAGCCAAAGCAATAGAGAAATCGGAAATTAAACAGGTTATTTTTGTAAGTAGCACTGCTGTTTATGGTGATATTAACGGGGTTGTAACTGAAAAAACAAGACCAGAACCTAACACAGAATCTGGTATTCAACTTTTAGCATCAGAAAATATATTTAAAGAGAATAAGAAACTGCAAACTACTATTATACGCTTTGGAGGTTTGCTAAGTGAAGACCGCCACCCGGTTACTATGTTGGTAAAAAGGAAAGGATTAAAAAATGGAGGAATGCCCGTTAACCTTATTCATAGAGAGGATTGTATTCGAGTAATTTTAAAAGTTATTGAAGAAAATTGGTGGAATGTAAGCATCAATGGCGTGTATCCTGAACACCCGAGTAAAAAGGAATATTATACCGAGGCAGCCATAAAAAGAGGACTTAATCTGCCTGATTATGAGGATAATAAAACTGAAAATGGCAAAATAATAGCGGCTGATTATTTGACAAATGTTAAAGATTTCCAATTTCTTACCTCAATAAAGAAATAA
- a CDS encoding M20/M25/M40 family metallo-hydrolase: protein MKTSTSSLTLILILIIIYFGFKSSMPGDVIDKELTETEFATERALVHVKKISTKPHSVGFPAHKEVRNYIRRELEKLGLQTSVQEGYTTGDWANLSKAVNIIAKIEGTEKGKALVLLSHYDSNPHSSLGASDAGSGVATILEGVRAFLAGNKKPKNDIIILFTDAEELGLNGADLFVNNHPWSKDVGLVLNFEARGSGGPSYMLIETNRGNSNLIKEFTKANPDYPVANSLVYSIYKMLPNDTDLTVFRKDGDIEGLNFAFIDDHYDYHTERDTYERLDRNTLAHQGSYLMPLLHHFSTADLSNLKSLDDYNYFNVPFFKLVSYPFDWVWPLFIIALIFFFALILHGFKKKSLNLKDSALSFIPLLSTIVINGIVGYFSWPILKSSYPQYQDILHGFTYNGYTYITAFVLFSLAVCFFIYHKFRKINTANLLVGPLVLWLIICGGLSTYLPGASFFIIPVFALLAAFLVVINQEKPNAYLLVFLLIPALWIFTPFIKMFPVGLGLKMMVASTVLTTLVFVLALPVFSFYKHKNRVAFILMLLFITDMVSAHLNAGFSEDHAKPTSLVYVLNADTNDAQWATYDHVLSGWTAQFVGADKKVPEKLSKNTISSKYKTAFTYTSKAPLKNIAAPKVEKTRDTIIGTERHVKICITPQRNVNRLDIFTAQTNIIKASVNSVPLSDYFLKNRTPGKLITHYISNNEYTELSLILPKNEKFELKLYEASNDLLTNSQFTVPARPKNAIPKPFVLNDAILVTKTITIE from the coding sequence ATGAAAACAAGCACTTCTTCTCTAACCCTTATTTTAATCCTAATAATTATCTATTTCGGGTTCAAATCATCCATGCCAGGTGATGTTATAGATAAAGAATTAACCGAGACTGAATTCGCTACAGAAAGAGCGCTAGTCCATGTGAAAAAAATTTCTACCAAACCACATTCCGTAGGCTTTCCTGCTCATAAAGAAGTTCGAAATTACATCCGTAGAGAGTTAGAAAAATTAGGTTTACAAACAAGCGTACAAGAAGGGTATACCACAGGAGACTGGGCTAATTTAAGTAAAGCTGTAAATATCATTGCCAAAATAGAAGGTACTGAGAAAGGCAAAGCATTAGTACTTTTATCACATTATGACAGCAACCCACATTCTTCTTTAGGTGCTAGTGATGCAGGTAGCGGAGTAGCTACAATTTTAGAAGGTGTACGTGCCTTTTTAGCAGGAAACAAAAAACCGAAAAATGATATTATCATTCTATTTACCGATGCAGAGGAATTGGGTTTAAATGGTGCCGATTTATTTGTAAATAATCATCCGTGGAGTAAAGATGTAGGCTTAGTATTAAATTTTGAGGCACGGGGCAGTGGCGGACCATCCTATATGCTTATAGAGACCAATAGAGGAAATAGTAATCTAATCAAAGAATTTACAAAAGCTAATCCTGATTACCCTGTTGCAAACTCCCTAGTATATAGTATTTATAAAATGCTCCCCAATGATACAGATTTAACTGTTTTTAGAAAAGATGGAGATATTGAAGGCTTAAATTTTGCTTTTATTGATGATCATTATGATTACCACACAGAAAGAGATACTTATGAACGCTTAGATAGAAATACCCTTGCGCATCAAGGGAGCTATTTAATGCCGTTATTACATCATTTCAGCACGGCTGATTTATCCAATTTAAAAAGCTTAGACGATTACAATTATTTTAATGTTCCGTTTTTCAAGCTAGTGTCATATCCTTTTGATTGGGTTTGGCCTTTATTTATTATCGCATTAATCTTCTTTTTTGCACTAATACTCCATGGTTTTAAGAAAAAATCTTTAAACTTAAAAGACAGTGCCTTAAGTTTTATTCCGCTTTTAAGTACTATAGTTATAAATGGTATCGTGGGGTATTTTAGTTGGCCGATTTTAAAAAGTAGCTACCCTCAATACCAAGATATTTTACATGGGTTTACGTATAATGGCTATACCTATATCACAGCATTTGTGCTTTTTTCTTTGGCAGTCTGCTTTTTTATCTATCATAAGTTTAGAAAAATAAATACCGCAAATCTATTGGTAGGGCCGCTAGTACTTTGGCTTATAATTTGCGGTGGATTGAGTACTTATTTACCTGGTGCTAGCTTTTTTATAATCCCCGTATTTGCACTTTTAGCCGCATTCTTAGTCGTCATAAACCAAGAAAAACCCAATGCATACCTACTTGTATTCTTACTCATTCCTGCCTTATGGATTTTTACCCCTTTTATAAAAATGTTTCCAGTAGGTCTAGGCCTAAAAATGATGGTTGCATCTACGGTATTAACCACCTTGGTTTTTGTTTTAGCGCTGCCAGTATTTTCATTTTATAAGCACAAAAACAGAGTAGCCTTTATACTGATGTTGCTGTTTATAACTGACATGGTCTCTGCGCATTTAAATGCTGGTTTTTCTGAAGATCATGCGAAACCAACAAGCTTAGTATATGTCTTAAATGCAGATACTAATGATGCGCAATGGGCAACCTATGATCACGTATTATCTGGTTGGACCGCACAATTTGTGGGTGCAGATAAGAAAGTTCCCGAGAAATTAAGTAAAAACACCATCAGTAGCAAATATAAAACGGCGTTTACCTATACTTCTAAAGCGCCCTTAAAAAATATAGCAGCACCTAAAGTTGAAAAAACAAGAGATACCATTATCGGAACGGAACGTCATGTAAAAATTTGTATTACCCCACAACGCAACGTAAATAGATTAGATATTTTCACTGCGCAAACCAACATAATTAAAGCAAGTGTAAATTCTGTTCCATTATCAGATTACTTCCTTAAAAATAGAACGCCAGGAAAACTAATTACGCATTATATAAGTAATAATGAGTATACCGAACTAAGCCTAATACTTCCTAAAAATGAAAAATTTGAGCTTAAACTTTATGAAGCATCGAACGATTTACTAACCAATTCGCAATTTACAGTACCTGCGCGACCAAAAAATGCAATCCCTAAGCCTTTTGTACTTAATGATGCAATACTTGTAACTAAAACTATCACTATTGAATAA